From one Thermatribacter velox genomic stretch:
- a CDS encoding ATP-binding protein codes for MKSSLFRKLLLSYLIVVLASVGVLSLVTVFLFRNYYLNLKEKEILQEGENLSKIILSYLQNGRLPANIRRILETRALSRDIRVLFLSEEDLSNPPPFPIPQRQRRFLEEARRRLMEGQRIFEKATIPFSGQNFLLAVFPLKEEERFLGALALFSPLADTTATVNTVLRLTLLSGLFAVGLSFLLAFRFSRSITRPLQMIREKARSMASGNFDTVIELEQEDEIAELAQDVNFLSHTLGETLKTLEREKAQIENILKNMQEGVVAVDRSGRVLLANPAFLESWKNLLKTNNILESPLPEKAKEPFLRAIEEGEESSGEFSLPDGRHFILLVSPLKGEKNELYGAVGVFQDVSELKKIEKVRREFLANVSHELRTPLTSIRGFLEAMIDGVIDEQEREKYLQIMHQETLRLGRLVSDVLELARLESGKVELERKEADLASLIARSILKLTPQIEEKELKIKTEITPDLPRVLVDEDRIEQIILNLLGNAIFFSPQGGTITITATSREDSVEVSIEDQGPGIPEEEIPYIFERFYRVEKSRAKKHGGLGLGLAIAKQIVELHGGEIGVESKVGRGSRFYFRLPGV; via the coding sequence ATGAAGAGCTCTCTCTTCAGAAAGCTGCTTCTCTCTTATCTAATAGTGGTACTCGCCTCAGTGGGTGTTTTGAGCCTGGTTACTGTGTTTTTGTTTCGTAACTATTACCTGAACCTTAAAGAGAAAGAAATCCTGCAGGAAGGAGAAAATCTCTCCAAAATAATCCTTTCTTACCTTCAGAATGGAAGGCTTCCTGCCAATATACGAAGGATTCTTGAAACCCGTGCCCTCTCCCGGGATATCAGGGTACTCTTTCTTTCTGAAGAGGACCTCTCCAATCCACCGCCTTTCCCTATCCCCCAGCGCCAGCGCAGGTTTCTGGAAGAAGCCCGCAGAAGGCTGATGGAAGGACAGAGAATTTTTGAAAAAGCGACCATTCCTTTTTCCGGGCAGAATTTTCTGCTTGCGGTCTTTCCCCTGAAAGAGGAAGAACGCTTTCTGGGAGCCCTGGCGCTTTTTTCACCCCTTGCCGATACCACCGCCACGGTCAACACCGTTTTACGGCTAACTTTGCTCTCTGGTCTTTTTGCCGTAGGCCTTTCCTTTCTTCTCGCTTTTCGCTTTTCTCGTTCCATCACCCGACCCCTCCAGATGATACGGGAAAAGGCGCGTTCCATGGCCTCAGGCAACTTTGACACGGTCATTGAACTTGAGCAGGAAGATGAAATTGCAGAACTTGCCCAGGACGTGAACTTTCTCTCTCACACCCTGGGAGAAACCCTCAAAACCCTAGAAAGAGAGAAGGCACAGATAGAAAACATCCTTAAAAACATGCAGGAAGGCGTGGTGGCTGTGGACAGAAGTGGAAGAGTGCTCCTTGCTAATCCCGCTTTTTTGGAAAGCTGGAAAAACCTTTTAAAAACAAACAACATCCTGGAGTCCCCGCTACCTGAAAAAGCCAAAGAACCCTTCTTGAGAGCTATTGAGGAAGGAGAGGAAAGCTCGGGAGAGTTTTCACTTCCCGACGGCCGCCATTTCATACTCCTTGTATCTCCGCTCAAGGGAGAAAAAAACGAGCTTTATGGAGCCGTGGGTGTATTCCAGGACGTAAGCGAGCTCAAGAAAATAGAAAAGGTACGCCGCGAGTTCTTAGCCAATGTATCCCATGAGTTGCGCACTCCTCTGACTTCCATCCGGGGGTTCCTGGAAGCCATGATTGATGGGGTTATTGATGAGCAAGAAAGAGAAAAATACCTTCAGATAATGCACCAGGAGACTCTGCGTCTGGGAAGACTGGTTTCCGACGTCCTGGAGCTTGCTCGTCTGGAAAGTGGAAAGGTGGAGCTGGAGCGAAAAGAAGCAGACCTGGCTTCACTCATTGCACGCTCTATTTTAAAACTCACTCCCCAGATTGAAGAAAAAGAGCTGAAAATAAAGACCGAAATCACTCCCGACCTTCCCCGGGTTCTGGTCGATGAAGACCGCATAGAACAGATCATTTTGAACTTACTTGGAAACGCTATTTTTTTCTCTCCCCAAGGTGGGACCATCACCATAACTGCCACTTCAAGAGAAGACTCGGTGGAAGTTAGCATCGAAGACCAGGGACCTGGCATTCCTGAAGAGGAGATACCCTATATTTTTGAGCGCTTTTACCGGGTGGAGAAATCCCGGGCTAAAAAGCACGGAGGATTAGGCCTGGGCCTGGCCATAGCCAAGCAAATCGTTGAGCTCCACGGGGGAGAAATCGGGGTAGAGAGCAAGGTTGGTCGGGGAAGCAGGTTCTATTTCAGGCTGCCGGGGGTTTGA
- a CDS encoding response regulator transcription factor, which translates to MAKILVVEDEQQVSELVAMYLKKEGFEVEQAFDGEEALQKLRQRPFELVILDIMLPGKDGFEVCREVRQFSKVPIIMLTARDEEIDRVVGLEIGADDYIPKPFSPREMVARVKAVLRRVSNSGETPGQVAKHLSFPGFSIDLDAYEVKVRNSTLELTPKEFELLAFLAQNPHRVFNREELLERVWGYDFAGDSRTVDAHIKRIRKKFSDAGFPAPIKTVWGVGYRFEIEKP; encoded by the coding sequence ATGGCTAAAATACTGGTGGTTGAAGACGAACAGCAAGTTTCTGAGCTGGTAGCCATGTACCTCAAAAAAGAGGGCTTTGAAGTGGAACAGGCCTTTGATGGCGAAGAAGCGCTTCAAAAGCTGCGCCAGCGTCCATTTGAGCTGGTAATACTGGACATTATGCTCCCTGGAAAGGATGGCTTTGAAGTCTGCCGGGAAGTACGGCAGTTTTCGAAAGTGCCCATCATCATGCTCACCGCAAGAGATGAGGAAATTGACCGGGTAGTGGGTCTTGAAATCGGGGCAGACGACTACATACCCAAGCCCTTCAGCCCCCGGGAAATGGTAGCCAGAGTCAAAGCCGTGCTCCGCAGGGTAAGTAATTCGGGAGAAACACCAGGACAAGTAGCAAAGCACCTTAGTTTTCCCGGCTTTTCCATCGACCTTGATGCCTATGAGGTGAAGGTGAGAAATAGTACGCTTGAGCTAACCCCCAAGGAGTTCGAGCTTCTCGCCTTCCTGGCCCAGAACCCTCACCGCGTCTTTAACCGAGAAGAGCTACTGGAACGAGTGTGGGGCTACGATTTTGCTGGAGACTCCCGAACGGTTGACGCCCATATCAAAAGAATTCGCAAAAAGTTTTCTGATGCAGGATTCCCGGCACCCATAAAAACCGTGTGGGGTGTGGGATACCGCTTTGAAATAGAAAAACCATGA